A genomic region of Campylobacter corcagiensis contains the following coding sequences:
- the lgt gene encoding prolipoprotein diacylglyceryl transferase: MSWWNEIYTHFDPVAFSVFGFKVHWYGIMYILALLVALFMAKWFVKRDNLFYSDSFLDSYFIWVEIGVILGARLGYLMIYTNDQIYYLTHPWQIFNPFYNGEFVGISGMSYHGAVVGFVISTIWFCKKHRANFWSLLDLVALSVPLGYVFGRVGNFLNQELFGEPTSVPWGILVDGVLRHPSQLYEAFLEGIVIFIILFFYRKHKKFEGELIALYAILYAIMRFISEIFRQPDVHMGVYTPLNLSMGQILSLLMLLSGVVIYLIYHKKIAIKKS, encoded by the coding sequence ATGAGCTGGTGGAACGAAATTTATACTCACTTTGACCCTGTTGCGTTTTCAGTTTTTGGGTTTAAAGTTCATTGGTATGGGATTATGTATATTTTAGCTCTACTGGTGGCTCTTTTTATGGCTAAGTGGTTTGTAAAGCGTGATAATCTTTTCTACTCAGATAGTTTTTTAGATAGCTATTTTATATGGGTTGAGATAGGCGTGATTTTAGGTGCAAGGCTTGGGTATTTGATGATTTATACAAATGATCAAATTTATTATCTAACTCATCCATGGCAAATTTTTAACCCCTTTTATAATGGTGAGTTTGTTGGAATTTCGGGCATGAGTTATCACGGGGCTGTTGTTGGTTTTGTTATTTCTACGATTTGGTTTTGTAAAAAGCATAGAGCAAATTTTTGGTCTTTACTTGATTTGGTGGCTTTAAGCGTTCCGCTTGGTTATGTTTTTGGAAGAGTAGGAAATTTTTTAAATCAAGAGCTTTTTGGAGAGCCAACGAGCGTTCCTTGGGGCATTTTAGTTGATGGTGTTTTAAGACATCCTAGCCAACTATATGAGGCATTTTTAGAAGGTATTGTTATTTTTATAATTTTGTTTTTTTATAGAAAACATAAGAAATTTGAGGGAGAACTGATTGCTTTATATGCGATACTTTATGCTATTATGCGTTTTATAAGTGAAATATTTAGACAACCTGATGTGCATATGGGAGTTTATACACCTTTAAACTTAAGCATGGGACAGATTTTATCGCTTTTAATGCTGCTATCTGGAGTTGTTATATATTTAATTTATCACAAAAAGATAGCTATTAAAAAAAGCTGA
- a CDS encoding fumarate reductase cytochrome b subunit — protein sequence MEARIEGFLGKSVEGKKSRLPACQDKAQSLTGLILAAFMVCHMLFTGSIVFGKRAFEGVVSFAEPFGMTWITNFIAFVILVIFMVHAFLGMRKFPANYRAYQAFKAHKIRFGHLDTTLWWFQFITGFLLFFTASAHIITIIFSEPITANLSIARFANLHLFYLLLLIVTVTHASIGTYRLIMKWYSIEGSKKDEMIEKRAKIKKINFIIWGALFAFSVIADIVWLAK from the coding sequence ATGGAAGCAAGAATTGAAGGCTTTCTTGGCAAGTCAGTTGAGGGCAAAAAGAGTCGTTTACCAGCCTGTCAAGATAAAGCACAGAGTTTAACGGGACTGATTTTAGCCGCGTTTATGGTTTGTCATATGCTTTTTACTGGATCGATTGTATTTGGAAAAAGAGCATTTGAGGGAGTCGTGAGTTTTGCTGAGCCGTTTGGCATGACTTGGATAACAAATTTTATAGCTTTTGTTATTTTGGTTATTTTTATGGTTCATGCTTTTTTAGGTATGAGAAAATTTCCTGCTAATTACAGAGCTTATCAAGCTTTTAAGGCTCATAAAATCCGCTTTGGTCATCTTGATACTACTCTTTGGTGGTTTCAGTTCATAACAGGCTTTTTACTATTTTTCACAGCTAGTGCTCATATTATTACTATTATCTTTAGTGAGCCTATCACAGCTAATCTATCAATTGCAAGATTTGCAAATTTACACCTTTTTTACCTTTTACTTCTTATAGTTACCGTAACTCACGCAAGTATTGGTACTTATAGACTTATAATGAAATGGTATAGTATAGAAGGTAGTAAAAAAGATGAGATGATAGAAAAAAGAGCAAAGATTAAAAAAATTAACTTTATCATCTGGGGAGCTTTGTTTGCATTCTCAGTTATTGCTGATATTGTTTGGTTAGCGAAGTAA
- a CDS encoding fumarate reductase flavoprotein subunit has product MNIIYSDALIIGGGLAGLRSAVATAEKGNKTIVLSMCPVRRSHSAAAQGGMQASLGNSKMSEGDNEDVHFADTVKGSDWGCDQEVARMFCQTAPKAIRELASWGVPWTRITKGDRSAIINAQKTTITESEEVHGLIHSRDFGGTKKWRTCYTADATGHTMLFGVANRCAQLGVDIRDRKEAIALIHKDGRCYGAIVRDLITGELDAFVARATMIATGGYGRIYKHTTNAVICEGIGAAIALETGVAQLGNMEAVQFHPTPIVPSGILLTEGCRGDGGILRDVDGHRFMPDYEPEKKELASRDVVSRRIMEHIRKGKGVKSPYGEHVWLDISILGREHIEKNLRDVQEICQIFNGIDPADTELDENGIGKGWAPILPMQHYSMGGIKTKPTGESPTLKGLFSSGEAACWDMHGFNRLGGNSVAETVVAGMIVGDYMADFCLENEIDIDTKFIQSFVDKENDYITKLINSDGKYNIFEIKNKMKDIMWEHVAIFRTGEGLEKAVKELEELYKESLNIKISNKERFGNPELEEAYRVPKMLKLALCVAKGALDRTESRGAHYREDYPKRDDANWLKRTLASWKDGDTMPTLTYEPLDIMKMEMPPAFRGYGAKGNIIEHADSAKRQKEVDETKERLKAEGKGRYEIQDALMHYELQPKFKAPNQRVGVGNE; this is encoded by the coding sequence ATGAACATTATATATTCAGATGCACTAATTATTGGTGGTGGTTTAGCTGGGCTTAGATCAGCTGTTGCAACTGCCGAAAAAGGTAATAAAACCATAGTTTTAAGCATGTGTCCAGTAAGAAGGTCTCACTCAGCTGCTGCTCAAGGTGGTATGCAAGCAAGTTTAGGTAATTCTAAAATGAGCGAAGGTGATAATGAAGATGTTCACTTTGCAGATACTGTAAAGGGAAGTGACTGGGGCTGTGATCAAGAAGTTGCTAGAATGTTTTGTCAAACAGCACCAAAAGCGATTCGTGAGTTAGCAAGTTGGGGTGTTCCTTGGACTAGAATTACAAAAGGTGATAGAAGTGCTATTATAAATGCACAAAAAACCACCATAACAGAAAGCGAAGAGGTTCACGGACTTATCCACTCAAGAGACTTTGGTGGTACTAAAAAATGGCGAACTTGCTATACAGCTGATGCTACAGGGCATACTATGCTTTTTGGTGTGGCAAACAGATGTGCACAGCTTGGTGTTGATATTAGAGATAGAAAAGAAGCAATTGCTTTAATTCATAAAGATGGCAGATGTTATGGTGCTATAGTTAGAGACCTGATTACAGGTGAACTTGATGCTTTTGTGGCAAGGGCTACAATGATAGCAACTGGTGGGTATGGAAGAATCTATAAGCATACTACAAATGCTGTGATCTGCGAAGGTATTGGGGCTGCGATTGCACTTGAAACAGGTGTTGCACAGCTTGGAAATATGGAAGCAGTTCAGTTTCACCCAACTCCAATTGTTCCTAGTGGTATACTTCTAACTGAAGGTTGTAGGGGTGATGGTGGAATTTTAAGAGATGTGGATGGACATCGCTTTATGCCTGATTATGAACCTGAGAAAAAAGAGCTTGCAAGTAGAGACGTTGTTTCAAGAAGAATAATGGAGCACATTAGAAAGGGAAAAGGTGTAAAAAGCCCATATGGTGAGCATGTTTGGCTTGATATTTCTATATTAGGTCGTGAACATATAGAGAAAAATTTAAGAGATGTCCAAGAAATTTGTCAGATATTTAATGGTATAGATCCAGCCGATACAGAACTTGATGAAAACGGTATAGGTAAGGGTTGGGCACCAATTCTTCCAATGCAGCACTACTCAATGGGTGGAATCAAAACAAAACCAACTGGCGAGAGTCCTACTCTAAAGGGTCTATTTAGTTCAGGCGAAGCAGCTTGTTGGGATATGCATGGCTTTAATAGACTTGGTGGAAACTCAGTTGCAGAAACTGTTGTAGCTGGTATGATAGTGGGCGATTATATGGCGGATTTCTGCCTTGAAAATGAGATCGATATAGATACAAAATTTATTCAAAGTTTTGTTGATAAAGAAAATGACTATATAACCAAGCTTATAAATTCAGATGGTAAATATAATATCTTTGAGATTAAAAATAAAATGAAGGATATTATGTGGGAACATGTTGCGATATTTAGAACAGGCGAAGGGCTAGAAAAAGCTGTAAAAGAGCTAGAAGAGCTTTATAAGGAGTCTTTAAATATCAAAATTTCAAACAAGGAAAGATTTGGTAATCCAGAGCTTGAAGAGGCTTATCGTGTACCAAAAATGCTAAAACTTGCACTTTGTGTAGCAAAAGGTGCCCTTGATAGAACAGAGAGTAGAGGAGCTCATTACAGAGAGGATTATCCAAAAAGAGATGATGCAAACTGGTTAAAAAGAACTCTAGCTAGTTGGAAAGATGGTGATACTATGCCAACGCTAACTTATGAGCCACTTGATATTATGAAAATGGAGATGCCACCAGCGTTTAGAGGATATGGAGCAAAGGGGAATATTATAGAACATGCTGATAGTGCGAAACGCCAAAAAGAAGTTGATGAGACAAAAGAGCGTTTGAAGGCTGAAGGTAAAGGCAGATATGAGATTCAAGATGCGTTGATGCATTATGAACTTCAACCAAAATTTAAAGCACCAAACCAAAGAGTAGGAGTTGGAAATGAGTAG
- a CDS encoding fumarate reductase iron-sulfur subunit produces the protein MSRKITIKAFKYNPLSKISKPHFNTYELEETSGMTLFVALNQIRENFDPDLSFDFVCRAGICGSCAMLVNGKPQLACRTLTKDYEDGVIELMPLPVFKLIKDLSVNTGEWMAAMNSRVESWIHTTKVTDISKQEEKVDPELAQKTFELDRCIECGICVAACGTAIMRNDFIGAVGLNRIARFRVDPLDERTDEDFYELVGDDSGIFGCMSLLGCEDQCPKHLPLQNQIAFIRRKMASVK, from the coding sequence ATGAGTAGAAAAATAACAATAAAAGCGTTTAAATATAATCCGCTAAGTAAAATTTCAAAGCCACATTTTAACACTTATGAGCTAGAAGAGACTTCTGGTATGACTTTGTTTGTGGCATTAAATCAAATCAGGGAAAATTTTGACCCTGATTTGAGTTTTGATTTTGTGTGTAGAGCGGGAATTTGTGGAAGTTGTGCTATGTTAGTAAATGGTAAACCTCAGCTTGCTTGTAGAACTCTTACTAAAGATTACGAAGATGGCGTTATAGAGCTAATGCCACTTCCTGTTTTTAAGCTTATAAAGGATCTAAGTGTAAATACGGGCGAGTGGATGGCAGCTATGAATAGTAGAGTTGAGAGCTGGATACACACTACAAAAGTTACCGATATATCAAAGCAAGAAGAAAAGGTTGATCCTGAACTTGCTCAAAAAACATTTGAACTTGATAGATGTATAGAGTGTGGTATCTGCGTTGCAGCATGTGGAACGGCTATTATGAGAAATGATTTTATAGGTGCTGTTGGACTAAATAGAATAGCAAGATTTAGGGTGGATCCACTTGATGAAAGAACTGATGAGGACTTTTATGAGTTAGTAGGTGATGATAGTGGTATTTTTGGTTGTATGAGTCTTCTTGGATGTGAAGATCAATGTCCTAAACATCTACCACTTCAAAACCAAATAGCGTTTATAAGACGCAAAATGGCAAGTGTAAAATAA
- a CDS encoding AI-2E family transporter, with amino-acid sequence MKKTSKYFFIGFILLVFCAVIYLFTPFWIPMSVGILLAVSTSSLNHTFRELTGNKNILSATLTTVALIILFLAPFLYAATKLVIYGANFDTAYIGKVVEYVRNFDISLPGAFSSWESRIKDFISSINLTPIFKEGATYLSNIGKSSANFMIELVLIIVFYFFANIYGRSLITFIKETTPVETEYIDKISGEVSNTMAVVLYSTIATSVLQGLLFGIMIAFFGYDGLLFGIVYAFASMIPIVGGTLVYMPIAIYEFAMGNKFAGIFIFIYSVVMISTVADNFVKPFIIKFINSKLVKHPANINELLIFFAMMAGLSTFGFWGLILGPAIVTLFVACLNAYRIIEKDDLLERKNKDIILDDTEADIK; translated from the coding sequence ATGAAAAAAACTAGTAAATACTTTTTTATTGGCTTTATACTTTTAGTTTTTTGTGCAGTTATTTATCTATTTACCCCATTTTGGATACCAATGAGTGTTGGAATTTTACTTGCAGTATCAACTTCAAGCCTTAATCACACCTTTAGAGAACTAACTGGAAATAAAAATATCCTTTCAGCAACTCTTACAACAGTAGCTTTAATAATACTATTTTTAGCACCATTTTTATACGCTGCAACAAAACTAGTTATATATGGTGCAAATTTCGATACTGCTTATATCGGTAAAGTTGTTGAATATGTTAGAAATTTTGACATATCTTTGCCTGGAGCTTTTTCATCTTGGGAGTCTAGGATTAAGGATTTTATCTCTTCTATTAACTTAACTCCAATCTTCAAAGAAGGGGCTACTTATCTATCAAACATCGGCAAATCAAGTGCAAATTTTATGATAGAGCTGGTTTTAATAATTGTTTTTTACTTCTTTGCAAATATCTATGGCAGGTCGCTAATTACCTTTATAAAAGAGACAACTCCAGTTGAAACTGAGTATATAGATAAAATTTCAGGCGAAGTAAGTAATACAATGGCAGTTGTGCTTTACTCAACTATCGCAACTTCAGTACTTCAAGGACTTTTATTTGGTATAATGATAGCTTTTTTTGGCTACGATGGTTTACTATTTGGTATAGTTTATGCTTTTGCTTCGATGATACCAATTGTTGGCGGGACACTTGTTTATATGCCAATAGCTATTTATGAATTTGCAATGGGTAATAAATTTGCTGGAATTTTTATTTTTATTTACTCTGTTGTGATGATTTCAACTGTAGCTGATAACTTTGTAAAACCATTTATAATTAAATTTATAAATTCAAAGCTTGTTAAACACCCTGCAAATATAAATGAACTTCTTATATTTTTTGCAATGATGGCAGGACTTTCTACCTTTGGCTTTTGGGGCTTGATACTAGGTCCAGCAATAGTTACGCTATTTGTTGCTTGCCTAAATGCTTACAGAATAATAGAAAAAGATGATCTTTTAGAGCGTAAAAATAAAGATATAATACTTGATGATACAGAGGCTGATATTAAATAA
- the ruvB gene encoding Holliday junction branch migration DNA helicase RuvB has protein sequence MDRVVEIQSVNFENEYEINLRPTSFEDYVGQSKTKQNLKIFIKAAKKRGECLDHTLFYGPPGLGKTTLAHIIANEMNTNIKITAAPMIEKAGDLAAILTNLDEGDVLFIDEIHRLSSAIEEILYPAMEDFRLDIIIGSGPAAQTIKIDIPKFTLIGATTRAGMISAPLRDRFGISFRLQFYSDEELSQIIQKASVKLEKTIQKNASLEIAKRSRGTPRIALRLLKRIRDFADVYNESEISQNRAKSSLNELGVNELGFDEMDIGYLDILFDAKGRPLGLSTIAAALSEDEGTIEDVIEPYLLANGYIERTSKGRIASYKAHEALKIPFQKGLFDEKN, from the coding sequence ATGGATAGAGTAGTAGAGATACAAAGTGTTAACTTTGAAAATGAGTATGAGATAAATCTTAGACCTACAAGTTTTGAAGACTATGTAGGGCAAAGTAAAACTAAGCAAAATCTTAAAATTTTTATCAAAGCTGCCAAAAAAAGGGGCGAGTGCTTAGATCATACTCTTTTTTATGGTCCTCCAGGTCTTGGAAAAACTACTCTTGCTCACATTATTGCAAATGAAATGAACACAAACATTAAAATAACTGCTGCTCCGATGATAGAAAAAGCTGGGGATTTAGCAGCTATTTTAACAAATTTAGATGAAGGCGATGTTTTATTTATAGATGAAATTCACCGTCTTAGCTCTGCGATAGAGGAGATTTTATATCCTGCGATGGAGGATTTTAGACTTGATATTATCATTGGCTCTGGTCCTGCTGCACAAACTATAAAAATAGATATTCCAAAATTTACTTTAATAGGTGCTACAACAAGAGCTGGTATGATATCAGCTCCTTTAAGAGATCGCTTTGGTATATCATTTAGGCTTCAGTTTTATTCAGATGAAGAGCTTTCTCAAATCATCCAAAAAGCCAGTGTAAAACTAGAAAAAACTATCCAAAAAAACGCTAGTTTAGAAATAGCAAAAAGAAGTCGTGGAACTCCTAGGATAGCACTTAGATTATTAAAGAGAATTCGCGACTTTGCAGATGTATATAATGAGTCTGAAATAAGTCAAAATCGTGCCAAATCATCACTAAATGAGCTAGGTGTAAATGAACTTGGTTTTGATGAGATGGATATTGGTTATCTTGATATCTTATTTGACGCAAAAGGTCGCCCATTAGGGCTTTCTACAATAGCAGCAGCTTTAAGTGAAGATGAAGGAACTATAGAAGATGTTATCGAGCCATATCTACTAGCAAATGGCTATATAGAACGAACTTCAAAAGGAAGGATTGCTAGCTATAAAGCTCACGAAGCTCTTAAAATTCCATTTCAAAAAGGACTATTCGATGAAAAAAACTAG
- a CDS encoding tetratricopeptide repeat protein, producing MKKTLILSLFLAYNLYANTDDLTSSSERNYFGNNDEKKDMQMSEEDYKKALDTYTQKCNDNDAKSCASLAYLYDNGLGTKANKENSIKLYEKACELKDAKSCSYLGFVYDNGLGIAQNKSKAVELYTKGCELKDPQGCSNLGISYYRGDGVEVNMTKSFEWFTKGCELDHGFSCTNLGYMYEYGDGVQKNIEESMKFYEKACELEDGMGCSNLGTFYVNGTNILPDFDKAAELFIKACEFGYKEGCEFDTRLREARLDGEIQ from the coding sequence ATGAAAAAAACTCTTATTTTGTCACTATTTTTGGCTTACAATCTATATGCAAACACAGATGATTTAACATCATCTTCTGAAAGAAACTACTTTGGAAATAATGATGAGAAAAAAGATATGCAAATGTCAGAAGAGGACTACAAAAAAGCATTAGATACATACACTCAAAAATGCAATGACAATGATGCTAAAAGCTGTGCAAGCTTAGCTTATCTTTACGATAATGGTCTTGGCACCAAAGCAAACAAGGAAAATTCTATAAAACTATATGAAAAAGCATGCGAACTAAAAGATGCTAAGAGCTGCTCATACTTAGGTTTTGTATATGATAATGGCTTAGGAATAGCCCAAAATAAATCAAAAGCTGTAGAACTATATACAAAAGGGTGTGAACTAAAAGATCCTCAAGGATGTTCAAATTTAGGAATTTCATACTATAGAGGGGACGGTGTAGAGGTTAATATGACTAAATCTTTTGAGTGGTTTACAAAAGGATGTGAGCTTGACCATGGCTTTTCTTGCACAAATTTAGGCTATATGTATGAGTATGGCGATGGGGTACAAAAAAATATCGAAGAGTCGATGAAATTCTACGAAAAAGCATGCGAACTTGAAGATGGTATGGGGTGTTCAAATTTAGGTACTTTTTATGTAAATGGTACAAATATCCTTCCTGATTTTGACAAAGCAGCTGAACTTTTTATTAAGGCGTGTGAATTTGGATACAAGGAAGGTTGCGAGTTTGATACAAGACTTAGAGAAGCAAGATTAGATGGAGAAATTCAATAA
- a CDS encoding tyrosine-type recombinase/integrase, translated as MALTDTKIKGLKPKEKRQRYTDANNLALMVEPHGRKYFIVRFKSPITHKYRTFNIGNYPNISLLEARKKALDIKQAVEKGIDPMEKPKIVTLKEIATECLNLKEGRVTQKHFKRCHSHMELYVYKELGDKDIKSITADEVIKTLKPLEINAKFDTLQRTLTILKEVFRYAHMRGLIITNQIQSIKSDMVFKTHKTKNYPALTSIDEVRDLVEAIKAYKGDIRTKIALKLSLLTANRPFNIRTAKWSEIDLEAKIWTIPADKMKARSEHIIPLANQTVEILKEFKKIDFKSQYLFPSQLSKTRPMSDGTVNTALRRMGYSKDEMVAHGFRSIFSTLCYEYQHKHKATSEVIEQCLAHKTANEVKSAYDRSLRLEQKRNLMQWWADFLVNYNNCKI; from the coding sequence ATGGCATTAACTGATACAAAGATAAAAGGCTTAAAGCCAAAGGAAAAAAGACAGCGTTACACAGATGCTAATAACCTAGCTCTTATGGTAGAACCACATGGGCGTAAGTATTTTATAGTTCGCTTTAAAAGCCCTATCACACATAAATACCGCACCTTTAATATCGGAAATTACCCAAACATAAGCTTATTAGAAGCTAGAAAAAAAGCCTTAGATATAAAACAAGCAGTAGAAAAAGGCATAGATCCAATGGAAAAGCCAAAAATAGTGACATTAAAAGAGATAGCCACAGAGTGTCTTAATCTAAAAGAGGGTAGGGTTACTCAAAAGCACTTCAAGCGTTGCCACTCTCATATGGAGCTTTATGTTTACAAGGAACTAGGAGACAAAGATATAAAAAGCATAACGGCTGATGAGGTTATCAAAACACTTAAGCCGCTTGAAATAAATGCTAAATTTGATACCCTGCAAAGAACACTCACCATTTTAAAAGAGGTCTTTAGATACGCTCATATGAGAGGTCTTATCATAACAAATCAGATACAAAGTATCAAAAGTGATATGGTTTTTAAAACTCACAAAACAAAAAACTATCCAGCCCTTACAAGCATAGATGAAGTTAGGGACTTAGTAGAAGCTATCAAAGCATATAAAGGCGATATCCGCACAAAAATAGCCCTAAAGCTTAGCTTACTAACAGCAAATCGTCCATTTAATATAAGAACAGCTAAATGGAGTGAGATAGACCTAGAAGCTAAAATTTGGACTATACCAGCTGATAAAATGAAAGCTAGAAGTGAACATATAATCCCACTTGCTAACCAAACAGTAGAGATTTTAAAAGAGTTTAAAAAGATAGATTTTAAAAGCCAGTATCTTTTTCCTAGCCAACTCTCAAAAACTCGCCCAATGAGTGATGGCACAGTAAATACAGCACTTCGCCGTATGGGATACTCAAAAGATGAGATGGTAGCTCATGGTTTTAGATCTATATTTTCTACACTTTGCTATGAGTATCAGCACAAGCACAAAGCCACAAGCGAAGTTATAGAACAATGCCTAGCTCATAAAACAGCAAATGAAGTAAAATCAGCTTATGATAGAAGCTTAAGACTAGAACAAAAGCGAAATTTGATGCAGTGGTGGGCGGATTTTTTAGTAAATTATAATAATTGTAAGATATAA
- a CDS encoding Abi family protein gives MAVNNKPKLSIQRQINKLKTKGIKFVIFSQSEAYKFLQNHSYLFKVKAYCNTFKEKDTNNKTLPYCNLDFAHLVDLSTIDMHFRRFVIRLTLDIEHALKTKLMRDFNLSNNDGYDIVSNFLTSNSYTYNFICREINKTNNNINSGRDLISTNQFILSKYGMDLAIWNFIEVIQFGHLIEFMKFFYSRYPNRNFRKIENSLFNVRCLRNGSAHNNSLLSNLKDNIQNPQNEKYNN, from the coding sequence ATGGCAGTAAATAATAAGCCAAAACTTAGCATCCAAAGGCAGATAAATAAACTTAAGACTAAGGGTATAAAATTTGTTATATTTTCACAGAGTGAAGCTTATAAATTTTTGCAAAATCATAGTTATTTGTTTAAAGTTAAGGCATACTGCAATACATTTAAAGAAAAAGACACCAATAACAAGACTTTACCATACTGTAATCTAGATTTTGCTCATTTGGTTGATTTGTCTACAATAGATATGCATTTTAGAAGATTCGTAATAAGGCTAACTCTTGATATAGAGCATGCATTAAAGACAAAATTAATGAGAGACTTTAATTTAAGTAATAATGATGGATATGATATTGTATCTAATTTTCTAACATCAAATAGCTATACTTACAACTTTATATGTAGAGAAATAAACAAAACAAATAACAATATTAATAGTGGTAGAGACTTAATATCTACAAATCAATTTATTTTAAGTAAATATGGTATGGATTTGGCAATATGGAATTTTATAGAAGTTATTCAATTTGGTCACTTAATAGAATTTATGAAGTTTTTTTATAGTAGATATCCCAATAGAAATTTTAGAAAAATTGAAAATAGCTTATTTAATGTCAGATGTTTAAGAAATGGGTCTGCACATAATAACTCTTTACTATCCAATTTAAAGGATAATATACAAAATCCACAAAATGAAAAATATAACAATTAA